A single window of Anaerocolumna chitinilytica DNA harbors:
- a CDS encoding alpha/beta-type small acid-soluble spore protein: MSSRNRAEVPQAKEALNRFKYEVASEIGVPLKQGYNGDLTSYQNGSVGGMMVKKMIAEQEKKMSGQQ; this comes from the coding sequence ATGTCAAGTAGAAACAGAGCAGAAGTACCTCAGGCTAAAGAAGCCTTAAACAGATTTAAGTATGAAGTAGCAAGTGAAATCGGTGTACCTTTAAAACAGGGATACAACGGAGACTTAACTTCTTACCAAAACGGCAGCGTCGGTGGAATGATGGTTAAAAAGATGATAGCCGAACAGGAAAAGAAGATGTCCGGCCAGCAGTAA
- the pepF gene encoding oligoendopeptidase F: MEQVTLKKRSEVNSENKWSIEDLFANDELWKEEYSKTKEEIEKVKNYRGKLSESGKIMLDFLKLQDNINFHLQRVYVYANEKYHEDTSNSLYQGFSEQAGNLAVEYDAAVSFANAEILSMPEEILFNFIKNTPGLSAYDFALKEILRNKPYTLNGEMEELLAMAGDMASSAQTIFSMFNNADIKFPSIKNENGELTELTHGRFILFLESSDRNVRREAFQSIYSSYMKFKNTLAAVYSANVKKEAFYSKARKFPSTMAMKLYGSNIPVEVYKNLIETVHEKMSLMHRYVALRKKLMGLEELHVYDLYTPIVKDVDIKYSFEEAKDLVVKALAPMGEGYLKILQEGFENRWIDVYENQGKRSGAYSWGAYGTHPYVLLNYNNSLDNVFTLAHEMGHAMHSYYSFNHQPITYSDYKIFVAEVASTCNEALLMEYMLSSTEDKKEKAYLINHFLEQFRTTLYRQTMFAEFEMLTHGMAQRGEALTAETLSAKYKELVGLYYGEELVLDEEIAYEWSRIPHFYTPFYVYQYATGYSAAIALSRKILNEGESAVKDYIGKFLQGGSSDYPIELLKKAGVDMSSKEPIRQALDLFEELLDKMEELQG; the protein is encoded by the coding sequence ATGGAACAGGTTACGCTTAAAAAACGAAGTGAAGTGAATTCAGAAAACAAATGGTCCATAGAAGATTTATTTGCCAATGACGAATTATGGAAAGAAGAATATAGCAAAACCAAGGAAGAAATAGAAAAAGTAAAAAATTACAGAGGAAAATTATCTGAGTCCGGCAAAATCATGCTTGACTTTCTAAAACTTCAGGATAATATAAACTTTCATCTGCAGCGGGTATATGTGTATGCAAATGAAAAATACCATGAAGATACAAGTAATAGCTTATACCAGGGATTTTCCGAGCAGGCAGGAAATCTGGCGGTAGAGTATGATGCAGCAGTATCCTTTGCCAATGCAGAAATTCTATCTATGCCGGAAGAAATATTATTTAATTTTATTAAAAATACACCGGGACTTTCAGCATATGACTTCGCGTTAAAGGAAATCCTTCGCAATAAGCCTTATACCTTAAATGGTGAGATGGAAGAACTCTTAGCTATGGCCGGAGATATGGCATCCTCTGCTCAGACGATTTTTTCAATGTTTAACAATGCTGATATCAAGTTCCCATCCATTAAGAATGAAAACGGGGAGCTAACAGAACTTACCCATGGCAGATTTATTCTGTTTCTTGAAAGTTCAGACAGAAACGTTCGCAGAGAGGCTTTCCAGAGCATTTATTCTTCTTATATGAAGTTTAAGAATACATTAGCGGCAGTTTATAGCGCGAATGTTAAGAAAGAAGCCTTTTATTCCAAAGCCAGAAAATTTCCTTCCACTATGGCTATGAAATTATACGGAAGTAATATACCGGTAGAGGTGTATAAGAATCTGATTGAGACAGTACATGAAAAGATGTCACTTATGCACCGTTATGTGGCCTTAAGAAAGAAATTGATGGGCTTGGAAGAGCTTCATGTATATGATTTGTATACACCTATTGTAAAGGATGTAGACATAAAATATAGTTTTGAAGAGGCAAAAGACCTTGTGGTGAAAGCATTGGCTCCTATGGGCGAGGGTTATTTAAAAATCTTGCAGGAAGGCTTTGAGAACAGGTGGATTGATGTGTATGAAAACCAGGGAAAGCGAAGCGGCGCTTATTCCTGGGGAGCCTATGGAACTCATCCGTATGTATTGTTAAACTATAATAATAGTCTGGATAATGTATTTACCCTGGCACATGAGATGGGGCATGCTATGCACAGCTACTACTCATTTAATCACCAGCCGATTACTTATTCGGATTATAAAATATTTGTTGCAGAGGTTGCTTCTACCTGCAATGAGGCTTTGTTGATGGAATACATGCTTTCTTCCACAGAGGATAAGAAGGAGAAAGCATATCTGATCAATCATTTCCTGGAGCAGTTCCGTACAACCCTTTACAGGCAGACAATGTTTGCAGAATTTGAAATGCTTACCCATGGAATGGCACAGAGAGGTGAAGCATTAACTGCGGAGACTTTAAGTGCCAAGTATAAAGAACTGGTAGGCTTGTACTATGGGGAAGAACTTGTTCTGGATGAAGAAATTGCTTATGAATGGTCCAGAATACCTCACTTTTATACACCTTTCTATGTTTATCAATATGCTACCGGTTACTCTGCAGCCATTGCACTTTCCAGAAAGATATTAAATGAAGGGGAGAGTGCTGTAAAAGACTATATCGGTAAGTTCTTGCAGGGCGGCAGCTCTGATTACCCTATAGAGCTTCTTAAAAAAGCCGGTGTTGATATGAGCAGTAAAGAACCTATCAGGCAGGCCTTGGATCTGTTTGAGGAACTTCTTGATAAGATGGAAGAATTGCAGGGTTAG
- a CDS encoding DUF2298 domain-containing protein encodes MDTKKNMVGNILQMTLTIILIIALFLCGFFLLGKDFTPFFRWWGVLLLLGFAFLPITGILFESFHDKGYLFAKTIGIAITGYLVWLLSSLRILKFTGISCVVIFILLLGVNILMLKVWKKKKITFTKLNLKAVLTEELLFLFIFLVWTYIRGFKPEAHGTEKFMDYGFMAAMMRADYMPPKDMWFAGGTINYYYVGQFLATFLTKLSFIKANEGYNLMLMTLAAFGFVLPYAIVYNVTLRYLKDKGAASRWKAPFAGVLSGAGVSLAGNIHFVIFYWVVPGIRSFLGITGDFKDYWFPNSTRYIGYNPDTHDKTIHEYPSYSFVLGDLHAHVLNIMLVLTVTAVLFAWLLKRRKLMDEGYGEEKYPKLLKEIFDPHILLVGFFIGVFHTTNFWDYPIYFVVAGAVILFFNLIFYGFHIRAYGVTALQGAVVLVLSEITALPFTLNFDQISTEINIAQTHTPLYQLIILWGLPVAVVLGLLIELIMLQRRRDKGLNLQISENSEIIYQEEVNKNKYTGIKGFMYHLTISELFILTIGLCAIGLVLIPEIIYVKDIYTGDYKRANTMFKLTYQAFILFGTSSGFIFAKFIHKPVFTWQKKFTVITLILFLCTLWYSEVSIKAWYGNIFAVKNYKGLDAIAFMEKTMPDDYETVKWLNENISGTPVVLEANGDSYTDNERISMATGLPTVLGWYVHEWLWRGDTAVLNERIDDIKNLYTATDRSIAQDIIEKYHIQYIYVGKLEQDKFPEMNQSFIKSLGSIVLDYAETSDKSYESFLIKVSD; translated from the coding sequence ATGGATACAAAAAAGAACATGGTAGGAAATATCCTTCAAATGACTTTGACCATAATATTAATAATAGCTTTATTTCTTTGCGGCTTTTTTCTGCTTGGGAAGGACTTCACACCCTTTTTCAGATGGTGGGGAGTGCTGTTGTTATTAGGGTTTGCATTTTTACCGATTACAGGTATACTGTTTGAGAGTTTTCATGATAAAGGATATTTATTCGCTAAAACCATAGGAATTGCTATTACCGGATATTTAGTATGGCTGCTGTCATCTCTTAGAATATTGAAATTTACCGGTATTTCCTGTGTCGTGATTTTTATTCTCTTATTAGGTGTCAATATTTTGATGCTTAAGGTATGGAAGAAGAAAAAGATTACCTTTACGAAGTTGAATTTGAAAGCCGTATTGACAGAAGAACTTTTGTTTCTGTTTATCTTTCTGGTATGGACTTATATCAGAGGTTTTAAACCGGAAGCTCATGGGACTGAGAAGTTTATGGATTACGGCTTTATGGCTGCCATGATGAGAGCGGATTATATGCCGCCAAAGGATATGTGGTTTGCCGGAGGTACTATAAATTATTATTATGTGGGACAATTCCTGGCGACCTTTTTGACAAAGCTTTCATTTATCAAAGCCAATGAAGGTTATAACCTAATGCTTATGACGCTGGCTGCTTTTGGATTTGTACTGCCATACGCAATTGTATACAATGTGACCTTAAGATATCTAAAAGATAAAGGGGCGGCAAGCAGATGGAAGGCTCCATTTGCTGGTGTTCTATCCGGTGCCGGAGTATCTTTGGCAGGTAATATACACTTTGTAATATTCTATTGGGTAGTACCGGGGATTCGTTCTTTTCTTGGCATAACCGGAGATTTTAAGGATTATTGGTTTCCGAATTCCACAAGATATATCGGATATAACCCGGATACCCATGATAAGACCATACATGAATATCCAAGTTATTCTTTTGTATTAGGAGACCTTCATGCCCATGTATTAAACATTATGTTGGTATTGACAGTGACAGCGGTTCTTTTCGCCTGGCTGCTAAAGCGCAGGAAGCTCATGGATGAGGGTTATGGGGAAGAAAAGTATCCCAAGCTGTTGAAGGAAATCTTTGATCCCCATATTTTACTGGTAGGATTTTTTATTGGTGTATTTCATACTACGAACTTTTGGGATTATCCCATATATTTTGTAGTAGCAGGGGCAGTGATATTATTTTTCAATCTAATATTCTATGGGTTTCATATAAGAGCCTATGGAGTGACTGCGCTGCAAGGAGCGGTAGTGCTGGTACTGTCTGAAATTACGGCACTTCCTTTTACCTTGAATTTTGATCAGATATCGACGGAAATTAACATTGCCCAGACCCATACACCTCTATACCAGCTCATTATACTTTGGGGGCTTCCGGTTGCGGTTGTGCTTGGATTACTGATTGAACTTATAATGCTTCAAAGAAGAAGGGATAAAGGATTAAACCTTCAGATTTCAGAAAATAGTGAAATAATCTATCAAGAAGAGGTAAATAAGAATAAATATACCGGCATAAAAGGTTTTATGTATCACCTTACAATTTCGGAATTATTTATTCTGACTATTGGCCTTTGTGCTATTGGGTTGGTACTGATTCCGGAAATTATTTATGTAAAGGATATTTATACCGGAGATTATAAAAGAGCGAATACGATGTTTAAGTTAACTTATCAGGCGTTTATTCTCTTTGGTACCAGCAGCGGATTTATTTTTGCAAAATTTATTCATAAACCTGTTTTCACCTGGCAGAAGAAGTTTACTGTTATCACGTTGATTTTATTCTTATGTACTTTGTGGTACAGCGAAGTATCCATAAAAGCCTGGTATGGCAATATTTTTGCAGTGAAAAACTATAAGGGACTTGATGCTATTGCCTTTATGGAAAAAACAATGCCGGATGATTATGAGACAGTGAAATGGCTTAATGAAAATATATCCGGTACTCCTGTGGTGCTAGAAGCAAACGGTGACAGTTATACGGATAATGAACGCATATCCATGGCAACGGGACTTCCGACAGTTCTTGGCTGGTATGTTCATGAGTGGCTCTGGCGTGGCGATACGGCTGTTTTAAACGAGAGAATTGATGATATCAAGAATCTATATACAGCAACAGACAGAAGTATTGCGCAGGACATTATTGAAAAGTATCATATTCAATATATTTATGTAGGAAAGCTGGAGCAGGATAAGTTCCCTGAGATGAACCAAAGTTTCATAAAAAGTCTTGGCAGTATAGTTCTTGACTATGCTGAAACCTCGGATAAGAGTTATGAATCATTTTTAATTAAAGTTTCTGACTAA
- a CDS encoding nucleotidyltransferase, with protein sequence MKVVGLITEYNPFHNGHYHHIKEARKLTGADYCIVVMSGNYVQRGAPALMDKYSRTKMALSCGADLVLELPVCFASASAEYFSMGAVSILEGIGVVDSLCFGSECGNIQTLKEASEILLAEPPLFKKVLNDALKTGKTFPQARMEALKVYLKGADDDLFSSPNNILGMEYIKALTSQNSSIEPITIPRISSGYHKDTLNQGNGTIISSATAIRGAVRNGSMLTDLINHVPKEIFHILSASYKKTWPIFEEDFSLLLQYKLMNETKSSLSRYLDVTPDLANRIKSLMEPGLSFAEAAKLMKSKQWTLTRINRSLLHILLNITEDSMNHYKVNGYSQYARILGIKKNSSPLLRTVAKKSRLPLITKVGGMEHKLPKSAESMLKEEFFSTALYNEVVYHKFGVMPKDEYKQGIILQD encoded by the coding sequence CCGGAGCAGATTACTGTATCGTAGTAATGAGCGGTAATTATGTACAAAGAGGCGCTCCTGCTCTCATGGATAAGTACAGTCGAACAAAAATGGCACTATCTTGCGGAGCCGATTTGGTATTAGAACTTCCTGTATGCTTTGCCAGTGCCAGTGCTGAATATTTTTCTATGGGTGCAGTTTCCATTCTGGAAGGTATCGGCGTAGTAGACTCTCTATGCTTTGGAAGTGAATGCGGAAACATCCAGACGCTGAAAGAAGCCTCTGAAATTCTTTTAGCGGAACCGCCGCTGTTTAAAAAGGTTCTTAATGATGCCCTAAAAACCGGCAAGACCTTCCCTCAGGCCCGTATGGAAGCCTTAAAAGTATATCTGAAAGGGGCAGATGATGACCTTTTTTCTTCTCCTAACAATATCCTGGGAATGGAGTATATAAAAGCTCTTACTTCACAAAACAGCAGCATTGAACCAATCACAATTCCAAGGATTTCTTCCGGTTATCATAAGGATACTTTAAACCAAGGCAACGGTACCATTATCAGCAGTGCTACCGCTATAAGAGGGGCAGTACGTAACGGCTCGATGCTTACGGATCTTATTAATCATGTACCAAAGGAAATATTTCATATATTGAGTGCTTCTTACAAAAAGACTTGGCCGATTTTCGAAGAAGATTTTTCTCTTTTATTGCAATACAAACTTATGAACGAGACCAAATCATCCCTTTCAAGATATTTAGATGTTACACCGGATCTCGCTAACCGGATAAAGAGCCTGATGGAACCTGGTTTATCCTTTGCCGAAGCTGCCAAACTTATGAAATCAAAGCAATGGACCCTTACCCGGATAAACCGCTCTCTGCTTCATATACTGTTAAATATCACAGAGGATTCCATGAATCATTATAAAGTAAATGGCTATTCACAGTACGCACGAATCCTGGGAATTAAAAAAAATTCATCTCCTCTCCTTCGAACGGTAGCAAAAAAGAGCAGACTTCCTCTAATTACAAAAGTCGGAGGTATGGAGCACAAACTGCCAAAATCTGCTGAGTCTATGTTAAAAGAAGAATTTTTCTCAACCGCCCTCTATAATGAGGTGGTATATCATAAATTTGGCGTAATGCCAAAGGATGAATATAAACAGGGAATCATCCTGCAGGACTAA
- a CDS encoding AAA family ATPase, whose amino-acid sequence MQSCYSKETLYRIGHESFDKLNRLSSVLLEEGYWETPQSVLHRNIEDMLILYVQAVCVSLSLSCKLQLEESIKYILTITKKDMLGIEGDDVSHLKSSVKEAVGRMINSPPILIQLCNLYDREKKECMGADFLDALFNILLSLTDLCQARNRESASYLMSFYKKVNVFYDSNNTCIYHMSEREVFRKINSEEFGSAFLFLKTSQRMTREDKLTDGRINSGDTHIADRKKEIGTAKENSQEISCEADFIAEEDKLKELLAELDGLIGLEQVKEEINSLINLIKVKKIREEYGMPAMNISYHMVYTGNPGTGKTTVARLVAAIYKELGILSKGNLVETDRSGLVAGYVGQTALKVKEVVEEALGGVLFIDEAYSLAGDNLPGDFGKEAIDALVKLMEDNRDNLVVIVAGYHEEMKSFLKSNTGLISRFNRFIEFPDYTVKELTDILISMAEKTGLTMEDEALTSIRSFLEDMDRIKIKEFGNARGIRNIYEKILINQANRLAACDKPTKEQVSVICREDIYKLN is encoded by the coding sequence ATGCAAAGCTGCTATTCGAAAGAAACCTTATACCGTATCGGACATGAAAGTTTTGACAAACTGAACCGCCTGTCCTCTGTTCTTTTAGAAGAGGGTTATTGGGAGACCCCCCAAAGTGTCCTCCATAGAAATATAGAGGATATGCTTATCCTGTATGTTCAGGCTGTATGTGTGTCGCTTAGCTTATCCTGCAAACTTCAACTGGAAGAAAGTATAAAATATATACTGACTATTACAAAAAAGGACATGCTTGGTATAGAGGGAGATGATGTCAGTCACCTTAAGAGTAGTGTAAAGGAAGCTGTGGGCAGAATGATTAATTCACCGCCTATCCTTATTCAGCTATGCAATCTTTATGACCGGGAGAAGAAGGAATGTATGGGAGCAGATTTTCTGGATGCTCTGTTTAACATTCTTCTAAGTCTTACGGACCTCTGTCAGGCCAGGAATAGGGAAAGTGCTTCTTATCTTATGTCCTTTTACAAAAAGGTCAATGTCTTTTATGACAGCAATAATACCTGTATATATCATATGAGCGAAAGAGAAGTCTTTCGTAAGATTAACAGTGAAGAATTTGGTTCGGCTTTTCTTTTTCTAAAGACCTCACAGAGAATGACACGAGAAGATAAACTCACTGACGGACGTATTAATTCAGGAGATACTCATATAGCGGACAGGAAGAAAGAGATAGGAACGGCAAAAGAGAATAGTCAAGAAATTTCCTGCGAGGCAGACTTTATAGCCGAAGAGGATAAGCTGAAGGAACTTTTGGCGGAGTTAGATGGTCTAATAGGACTTGAGCAGGTAAAGGAAGAGATTAATTCCCTTATTAATTTGATTAAAGTTAAGAAAATAAGAGAAGAATACGGTATGCCTGCTATGAATATATCATACCACATGGTATATACCGGTAATCCCGGCACTGGCAAGACAACAGTAGCAAGACTTGTAGCAGCCATCTATAAAGAGCTTGGAATCTTATCCAAGGGAAATCTTGTGGAGACGGACAGAAGCGGACTGGTGGCAGGTTATGTGGGCCAGACGGCACTTAAGGTAAAAGAAGTGGTAGAAGAAGCCTTAGGAGGTGTACTTTTTATCGATGAGGCTTATTCCCTTGCGGGAGATAATCTTCCCGGTGATTTTGGTAAGGAAGCAATTGATGCCCTGGTTAAACTGATGGAAGATAACAGGGACAATCTGGTAGTAATAGTGGCCGGATATCACGAGGAAATGAAGAGCTTCTTAAAGTCCAATACCGGACTGATATCAAGATTCAACCGTTTTATAGAATTTCCGGATTATACAGTGAAAGAATTAACGGATATCCTTATAAGTATGGCAGAAAAGACCGGACTTACCATGGAAGATGAGGCACTTACGAGTATCAGGAGCTTTTTAGAGGATATGGATAGGATAAAGATAAAAGAATTTGGTAATGCCAGAGGTATACGAAATATTTATGAAAAGATATTGATTAACCAGGCAAATCGTTTGGCGGCCTGCGATAAACCGACGAAGGAGCAGGTATCCGTGATTTGCAGGGAAGATATATATAAGCTGAATTAA
- a CDS encoding FliH/SctL family protein: MGASRIEQLIEDIYEFVESCRMQPLSSTKVIVPKDELYDLLDELRLRTPDEIKRYQKIIANRDAIIADAEEKAAAILAEAGERANALLEESEIMQQAYYHAEVLAKNAEEEAERLVNEANEDAVQIRQSALSYTSDMLTDAEQILENAYQSSKSKYDSLLTTLKGNLEIIASNKRELVNESARNESPYEQSAAASEAGRASQSREGVTQEEFEEFGFDENTFLNGID, encoded by the coding sequence ATGGGTGCTAGTAGAATAGAACAATTAATTGAAGATATTTACGAATTTGTAGAAAGCTGCAGGATGCAGCCCTTATCATCCACAAAAGTAATCGTTCCAAAAGATGAACTCTATGATTTATTGGATGAATTACGTCTTCGTACACCGGATGAGATAAAAAGGTATCAGAAAATTATAGCAAACAGAGATGCGATTATCGCTGATGCAGAAGAAAAGGCAGCTGCTATTCTGGCCGAAGCCGGAGAGAGAGCAAATGCCCTTTTAGAAGAAAGTGAAATTATGCAGCAAGCCTACTACCACGCAGAGGTTTTGGCAAAGAATGCGGAAGAAGAGGCTGAGCGTCTTGTAAATGAAGCCAATGAAGATGCGGTTCAGATACGCCAGAGTGCTCTATCCTATACCTCCGATATGTTGACGGATGCTGAACAGATACTGGAGAATGCTTATCAGAGCAGCAAATCTAAATATGACAGCCTATTGACTACCCTGAAGGGAAATCTTGAAATTATTGCAAGTAACAAAAGAGAACTGGTAAATGAATCTGCCAGAAATGAAAGTCCCTATGAGCAAAGTGCCGCAGCGTCAGAAGCCGGTAGAGCATCACAGAGCAGAGAAGGTGTGACACAGGAGGAATTCGAAGAATTCGGCTTTGATGAAAACACTTTCTTAAATGGTATTGATTAA
- the rsmD gene encoding 16S rRNA (guanine(966)-N(2))-methyltransferase RsmD, whose amino-acid sequence MRVIAGTAKRIPLRTVEGLETRPTTDRIKETLFNMVNNRLTDCDFLDLFSGSGAIGIEALSRGAGSAVFVENNKHAMECIKYNLNATRLDEKGQRLLMDAVSAIRALEIQGKVFDIIFMDPPYNHLYEQQVLNALKNSGIVYCDTLIIVEASKETSFDYLLETPFRITKEKVYKTNKHVFIEPVQLGKEI is encoded by the coding sequence ATGAGAGTAATTGCAGGAACAGCTAAGAGAATACCATTAAGAACAGTGGAAGGGTTAGAGACAAGACCGACTACGGACAGAATTAAAGAGACTCTGTTCAATATGGTCAATAACAGGCTGACTGACTGCGATTTTTTAGATTTATTCAGCGGGAGCGGAGCCATTGGGATTGAAGCATTAAGCAGAGGCGCGGGTTCCGCTGTTTTTGTTGAAAACAATAAACATGCCATGGAGTGCATAAAATATAATTTGAATGCAACCAGGCTTGACGAAAAGGGACAAAGGCTTTTAATGGATGCTGTTTCAGCCATCCGTGCTCTCGAGATTCAAGGGAAGGTATTTGATATTATATTTATGGATCCTCCCTATAACCATCTCTATGAGCAGCAGGTTTTAAATGCTTTGAAGAATTCAGGAATTGTCTACTGTGATACCTTAATCATCGTAGAGGCTTCTAAGGAGACAAGCTTTGATTATCTCTTAGAAACACCTTTTCGTATCACAAAAGAAAAAGTATATAAGACAAATAAACATGTTTTTATAGAGCCAGTGCAGCTTGGAAAGGAAATATAA
- a CDS encoding glycosyltransferase family 2 protein, whose translation MDKLYIVIPAYNEEETIVSVIDEWYQVVEKVGNGSRLVIIDDGSKDKTFQIMKDAAAGREAFLPLTKPNGGHGATILYGYNYAIKEGADYIFQTDSDGQTLPEEFWEFWKNRKNYDMIIGHRKGRQDGFSRVFVTKTLKFVLQLVFHVSVRDANTPFRLMESKVLKDNIKLIPENYNLSNVIISVIYAKKHKKVKYIPITFRPRQGGVNSINMKKIFRIGKQALKDFSAINRYIG comes from the coding sequence GTGGATAAACTCTATATTGTAATTCCTGCTTATAATGAAGAGGAAACTATCGTAAGTGTAATTGATGAATGGTATCAGGTGGTAGAAAAAGTCGGTAACGGCAGCCGTCTGGTGATTATTGATGATGGCAGCAAGGATAAGACTTTTCAGATTATGAAAGATGCAGCAGCAGGAAGAGAAGCTTTTCTACCTCTTACCAAACCCAACGGAGGTCATGGCGCCACCATCCTTTATGGATATAATTATGCGATAAAAGAAGGCGCTGATTATATATTTCAAACAGATTCAGACGGACAGACACTCCCGGAAGAATTCTGGGAATTCTGGAAGAACAGAAAAAATTATGATATGATAATCGGTCACAGGAAAGGCAGACAGGATGGTTTTTCCAGGGTCTTTGTAACGAAGACCTTAAAATTCGTGCTCCAGCTGGTGTTCCATGTGTCTGTCAGAGATGCCAATACCCCTTTCCGTCTGATGGAGAGTAAAGTCCTAAAGGATAACATTAAATTGATACCAGAGAACTATAACCTTTCCAATGTTATAATATCTGTTATCTATGCAAAAAAACATAAAAAAGTAAAGTATATTCCTATTACTTTCCGGCCACGGCAGGGAGGAGTAAATTCAATTAATATGAAGAAGATATTCCGTATCGGCAAACAGGCTCTGAAGGACTTTTCGGCCATCAACCGGTATATTGGCTAA
- the glf gene encoding UDP-galactopyranose mutase, with amino-acid sequence MKYKYVVVGAGLAGLTAAERIAEVLDEEVLVIEKRSHIGGNVYDSYNEDGILIHNYGPHIFHTNDKEVYEYLSQFTPWYHFWHRVLTYVDGNLIPMPITVETINKMYNLNLSCFEVEEFLEKQAVAVDEVRTSKDVALSKVGEDIYKKIFENYTRKQWGVDPAELDTAVISRIPIRANRDTRYFSDKYQGMPKYGYTKMCENMIRNKNIKILLNTDYKEIIGDLEYDKLIYTGPTDYFYDYKHGKMAYRSLEFQFETYSKDEYQEAPVVNYPNDYDFTRITEFKKLTGQEHTKTTILKEFPTGEGEPYYPFPTKEYQQQFKLYQTEMEKEEKTVFLGRLAEYRYYNMDGVVRRALNAFRGGFRG; translated from the coding sequence ATGAAATACAAATACGTCGTAGTAGGAGCCGGATTGGCAGGACTGACAGCCGCAGAAAGAATAGCAGAAGTACTTGATGAAGAGGTTTTAGTAATTGAGAAAAGAAGTCATATCGGTGGAAATGTTTATGATTCTTATAATGAAGACGGTATCCTAATCCATAATTATGGCCCTCATATCTTTCACACCAATGATAAGGAAGTTTATGAATATTTAAGCCAGTTTACTCCCTGGTATCATTTTTGGCACAGAGTTTTAACCTATGTAGATGGTAATCTGATTCCCATGCCTATTACTGTTGAGACTATCAATAAAATGTATAACCTGAATTTGAGCTGTTTTGAGGTGGAGGAATTCCTAGAGAAACAAGCCGTAGCCGTAGATGAAGTGCGTACCAGTAAGGATGTGGCCTTAAGTAAGGTTGGAGAAGATATTTATAAAAAAATATTTGAGAATTATACGAGAAAGCAATGGGGCGTTGACCCAGCTGAGTTGGATACGGCTGTTATATCCAGAATTCCTATCAGAGCAAACAGGGATACCAGATATTTCAGTGACAAATATCAGGGTATGCCAAAATACGGCTATACTAAGATGTGCGAGAATATGATCCGCAATAAGAATATCAAGATCCTATTAAATACAGACTATAAAGAAATAATTGGTGATTTGGAATATGATAAACTCATCTATACCGGCCCGACAGATTATTTCTATGATTATAAACACGGAAAGATGGCTTACAGAAGCTTAGAGTTCCAGTTTGAGACCTATTCCAAAGACGAATACCAGGAAGCTCCCGTTGTAAATTACCCAAATGATTATGATTTTACTAGAATTACAGAATTTAAGAAGCTTACAGGACAAGAGCATACAAAGACCACTATCTTGAAGGAATTTCCTACCGGAGAGGGAGAGCCTTATTATCCTTTTCCTACGAAGGAATACCAGCAGCAGTTTAAGCTCTATCAGACAGAGATGGAAAAGGAAGAAAAGACGGTCTTTCTTGGAAGACTTGCAGAGTATCGCTATTATAACATGGATGGAGTGGTAAGGCGTGCATTAAATGCCTTCAGAGGAGGCTTCCGTGGATAA
- the coaD gene encoding pantetheine-phosphate adenylyltransferase yields the protein MRIGIYPGSFDPVTFGHIDIIKRASRLVDILIIGVLTNSSKAPLFTTKERAEFLKIATADISNVKIEEYQGLLVDYAREKQANVIFRGLRAVTDFEYELQLAQTNHILNAAVDTVFLTTSMEYAYLSSSTVKEIASYGGNIEKFVPAPIVQAIYDKYQELRRV from the coding sequence ATGAGAATCGGGATATATCCGGGAAGTTTTGACCCGGTAACCTTTGGGCATATTGATATTATCAAACGTGCTTCCAGGCTGGTGGATATCTTAATTATAGGTGTTCTGACTAACAGCAGCAAGGCCCCTTTATTTACAACAAAAGAACGGGCAGAGTTTCTAAAGATTGCAACAGCAGATATCAGTAATGTAAAGATAGAAGAGTATCAGGGACTTTTGGTGGATTATGCCAGAGAAAAGCAGGCAAATGTTATATTCAGAGGTTTGAGAGCAGTGACAGATTTTGAATATGAACTGCAGCTGGCACAAACGAATCATATACTGAATGCGGCTGTGGATACGGTTTTCCTTACAACCAGCATGGAATATGCTTATCTTAGCTCCAGTACTGTAAAGGAAATAGCAAGCTATGGGGGGAATATTGAGAAATTTGTTCCGGCTCCTATTGTCCAGGCGATTTATGATAAATATCAAGAGTTAAGGAGAGTTTAG